The Methylomonas montana genome has a window encoding:
- the dbpA gene encoding ATP-dependent RNA helicase DbpA gives MNTITPAIPSSASANTAESSFHTLPLSADMLATLQQLEYLTMTPIQAASLPIALDGHDLIAQAKTGSGKTAAFGLTLLNNLNPRRFAVQALVLCPTRELAEQVTQEIRRLARFADNIKILSLCGGTPLRPQAASLEHGVHIVVGTPGRIIDHLSRGSLQLDALNTLVLDEADRMLDMGFYDDIASVAKQCPAGRQTLLFSATYPEGIARLASQFLRHPQEVKLPEQHQDDKIRQRFYEVTDRERLKAVAVLLKHYRPISTLAFCNTKQQCRDLLEVLHAQGFHALTLNGDLEQRERDQVLIQFANRSCSVLVATDVAARGLDIAQLEAVINVDITPDPEIHIHRIGRTGRADENGWALSLVGPAEQRRVSAIAQQMNIDPDWHSLAALQNTDAAPLTPPMATLLILGGRKDKIRPGDVLGALTGEAGFNAEQVGKITVTDQTTFVAVTRDIARDAVRKLSAGKLKGKPVKVRILKD, from the coding sequence ATGAATACTATCACCCCAGCTATCCCCTCCTCAGCCTCGGCAAACACAGCAGAGAGTTCTTTCCATACCCTGCCGCTGTCAGCGGATATGCTGGCCACTTTGCAGCAGCTTGAATATCTGACGATGACGCCGATTCAGGCCGCCAGCCTGCCGATCGCATTGGACGGCCACGACCTGATCGCCCAGGCAAAAACCGGTAGCGGCAAAACTGCTGCATTCGGGCTGACTTTGTTGAACAACCTTAACCCACGCCGGTTTGCGGTCCAGGCCTTGGTGTTGTGCCCGACCCGCGAACTGGCCGAACAGGTCACGCAGGAAATCCGCCGACTGGCCCGGTTTGCCGACAATATTAAAATCCTCTCGTTATGCGGCGGCACACCGCTGCGGCCGCAAGCGGCCAGTCTCGAGCACGGCGTCCATATCGTGGTAGGCACACCGGGCCGCATCATCGATCATTTGAGCCGCGGCAGTCTGCAACTGGACGCATTGAATACCCTGGTACTGGACGAAGCCGACCGGATGCTGGACATGGGCTTTTACGATGATATCGCCTCGGTGGCAAAACAATGCCCCGCCGGCCGCCAAACCCTGCTGTTCTCCGCCACCTATCCGGAAGGCATCGCCAGACTGGCCAGCCAGTTTCTGCGCCATCCTCAGGAAGTGAAACTGCCGGAACAGCATCAGGATGACAAGATTCGCCAGCGCTTCTACGAGGTAACAGACCGTGAGCGGCTTAAGGCCGTCGCCGTGTTGCTCAAACATTATCGTCCGATTAGCACCCTGGCCTTCTGCAACACCAAACAGCAATGCCGCGACTTGCTTGAGGTCCTGCATGCCCAAGGTTTTCATGCATTGACTTTGAATGGCGATTTGGAACAGCGGGAGCGGGATCAGGTACTGATTCAGTTCGCCAATCGCAGTTGCTCGGTGCTGGTGGCGACTGACGTGGCGGCGCGCGGGCTGGACATCGCTCAACTGGAAGCGGTGATCAACGTCGACATCACGCCCGATCCGGAAATCCACATTCATCGCATCGGCCGCACCGGCCGCGCCGATGAAAACGGCTGGGCGCTGAGCCTGGTTGGCCCCGCCGAGCAGCGGCGAGTGTCCGCCATCGCCCAGCAGATGAATATCGATCCGGATTGGCACAGCCTGGCGGCGCTGCAAAATACTGATGCCGCACCGTTAACACCGCCAATGGCGACGCTGCTGATACTGGGAGGGCGCAAGGACAAAATCCGCCCCGGCGACGTGCTGGGAGCATTGACCGGCGAAGCCGGCTTCAATGCCGAACAAGTAGGCAAGATCACCGTCACCGATCAAACCACCTTTGTGGCGGTCACCCGCGACATTGCCCGCGACGCAGTGCGCAAACTATCGGCCGGCAAACTGAAGGGTAAACCGGTGAAAGTGCGGATATTGAAGGATTGA
- a CDS encoding PEP-CTERM sorting domain-containing protein — MDSIKFKKRFDSDIKTIPSITSGSINHRGRLSSVALAITLLLGAHSGSAWAAAFDGNIVIHGSAEFDSLGAPSAPINATQSGSLTSIIGGATATTTLSGATITGADPLTGNLTNIGDGFGIDFNASGNSTNGASVVNPLFGDYTFSLQNNSALDSFLVSLKFQFSFQASATDTVRSTTDNGEFAESLVTLHKQDGTELLFAKALSDTINGNQQFLFTNNLVDSAAGFGGTLTDGGFLLLTFLLNPGDLINLGDSAAEVSLRGSADSGSFFGNVSTLITVDSVVNQRISTVPEPESLTLLAIGFISLFASKRRANVSFANI, encoded by the coding sequence ATGGATTCAATTAAATTTAAAAAGCGCTTCGATAGCGATATTAAGACCATACCGTCAATCACATCGGGATCGATAAACCATCGCGGCAGGCTTTCCAGTGTGGCATTGGCGATTACATTGTTGCTCGGCGCACATTCAGGATCTGCTTGGGCCGCTGCTTTCGATGGCAATATTGTGATTCACGGCTCGGCGGAGTTCGACAGCTTAGGCGCCCCATCGGCACCGATTAATGCCACGCAAAGCGGCTCGTTGACTAGCATCATTGGCGGTGCGACGGCGACCACTACCTTGAGTGGGGCGACAATCACCGGTGCCGATCCGCTGACGGGTAATTTGACAAATATTGGCGATGGGTTCGGGATTGATTTTAACGCCAGCGGAAACTCCACAAACGGCGCTTCAGTGGTTAACCCTTTATTCGGCGACTATACGTTTTCGCTGCAAAACAATTCAGCCTTGGATAGCTTCCTGGTCAGTCTGAAATTTCAATTCAGTTTTCAAGCCAGCGCCACCGATACGGTAAGGTCTACTACCGACAATGGCGAATTTGCCGAATCACTAGTAACGCTGCATAAACAAGATGGCACGGAGTTGCTATTTGCGAAAGCGCTTTCCGATACCATCAATGGCAATCAGCAATTTCTGTTCACCAATAACCTGGTCGATTCCGCTGCCGGCTTTGGCGGCACATTGACCGATGGCGGTTTCTTGCTGTTGACGTTTCTGTTAAATCCCGGTGATTTAATCAATTTAGGCGATAGCGCAGCCGAAGTATCGTTACGCGGCTCCGCCGATTCCGGTAGTTTCTTTGGCAACGTCTCGACCCTGATTACCGTCGATTCGGTCGTAAATCAACGCATTTCGACGGTCCCTGAACCGGAAAGCTTAACCTTGCTGGCTATCGGCTTTATTTCGCTATTCGCATCCAAACGCCGCGCCAACGTTTCTTTCGCTAACATCTAA
- a CDS encoding FUN14 domain-containing protein, translating to MNNAIETHASNDIFSEAFLLGNIGAPFILGMAVGYFAKKMLRTALFVGGAIVVILFAAEYYDLININNLALENAASSAAEAAKESGSFLLDRLAVFTSRGVSGAGGFYVGFKLG from the coding sequence ATGAACAACGCCATTGAAACACACGCTTCCAACGACATTTTTTCCGAGGCCTTCCTGCTGGGTAATATAGGCGCGCCGTTTATTCTGGGGATGGCGGTAGGCTATTTTGCCAAAAAAATGCTGCGCACGGCTTTGTTCGTGGGTGGAGCGATTGTCGTGATTTTGTTCGCTGCCGAATATTACGACCTGATCAACATCAATAATCTGGCTTTGGAAAATGCGGCCAGTTCCGCCGCTGAGGCTGCCAAGGAGTCCGGCAGTTTCTTGCTGGACCGTTTGGCGGTATTTACCAGTCGGGGCGTTAGTGGTGCGGGCGGTTTTTATGTGGGATTTAAACTCGGCTAA
- a CDS encoding IS630 family transposase, which produces MKCKRDSDGREIDHHTLQVMRQQAVKAVKNGQTAASVAAAMGVNIRTVFRWLSDFATGGQNALLAKKITGRPPLVTPDEMRWIAETVRDKTPWQMRLEFGLWTLSLIGEVIYRQFGKRLTAPSVGRIMRLLGFTPQKPLYRAWQQDPVLVEQWQADEFPALKAEAKRTGAVIYFADEAGVRSDFHAGTTWAPVGRTPTVKATGRRYGLNLISAVSARGDFRFMVQEGNVTADVFIEFLKRLLRGAEQPIILVVDGHPIHKAKSVKTFVEQQQGQLQLVFLPPYAPQLNPDEQVWGYIKPRVAKQMPENKIELKKLVQSAMHRLQKLPHVVKSFFRHPECQYAG; this is translated from the coding sequence ATGAAATGTAAACGAGATTCAGACGGCCGGGAAATTGATCACCATACTCTGCAAGTGATGCGACAGCAGGCGGTCAAAGCGGTGAAAAATGGGCAGACGGCGGCCAGTGTGGCGGCAGCGATGGGCGTCAACATTCGCACGGTGTTTCGGTGGTTGTCCGACTTTGCAACCGGCGGTCAAAATGCCCTGCTGGCCAAGAAGATTACGGGCCGCCCACCGCTGGTGACGCCCGACGAAATGCGCTGGATCGCCGAGACCGTGCGGGACAAAACACCCTGGCAAATGAGACTGGAATTTGGCTTGTGGACCTTGTCGCTCATCGGGGAAGTCATCTATCGCCAGTTTGGCAAACGCCTGACCGCGCCGAGTGTGGGACGGATCATGCGGTTGCTGGGGTTTACCCCGCAAAAACCCTTGTATCGGGCTTGGCAGCAGGACCCGGTCTTGGTGGAACAGTGGCAGGCCGACGAGTTTCCGGCATTGAAGGCTGAAGCCAAACGCACGGGTGCAGTGATTTATTTTGCCGACGAAGCCGGCGTGCGCTCCGACTTTCATGCTGGCACCACCTGGGCGCCGGTCGGTCGGACGCCGACCGTGAAGGCGACCGGGCGACGATATGGTTTGAATCTGATCTCTGCGGTCAGTGCGCGGGGCGATTTTCGCTTTATGGTGCAAGAAGGCAACGTCACAGCCGACGTGTTTATCGAATTCCTGAAACGTCTGCTGCGCGGTGCCGAACAGCCTATCATCTTGGTCGTCGACGGCCATCCGATTCACAAAGCCAAGAGCGTTAAAACGTTTGTGGAGCAACAGCAAGGTCAGTTGCAGTTGGTTTTTCTACCACCGTACGCGCCGCAATTGAATCCGGACGAACAGGTCTGGGGCTATATCAAACCGCGCGTCGCCAAGCAAATGCCAGAAAATAAAATTGAATTAAAGAAACTCGTCCAATCCGCCATGCATCGCTTACAGAAACTCCCACATGTCGTGAAATCTTTTTTCAGACACCCAGAATGTCAATATGCAGGTTAG
- a CDS encoding Lcl domain-containing protein, with amino-acid sequence MKNHHLLAPLSLAIFLSSHSVEASLLGRSLTGAGVDNNADTFEAYYDDDLGISWSRDASMFKTWAVVSGDAANFVNSIISAVGGRVYDTPNKYDTPANSGYHDLTAADFNTSTGNLSWFGAQAWVGYLNNIEYGGYSDWRLPTIPATTTGYDSTSEYGHLFYNELGGIAGRPISLVHNANYGLFANINDQSGHYYWSGTEHNTTPYSARIFSFYSSAGGTQLKDNTTLSAWVVRGGDVAAVPLPGAVWMFLTGLLGLLGIRRNQHSIDQPN; translated from the coding sequence ATGAAGAATCATCATTTGCTAGCGCCGTTGAGCCTGGCGATTTTTCTTAGCAGCCATTCGGTGGAAGCGTCCTTATTGGGCCGCAGTCTGACCGGGGCGGGCGTCGATAACAATGCCGACACCTTCGAAGCCTATTACGACGACGATCTGGGTATCAGTTGGAGCCGCGACGCCAGTATGTTTAAAACCTGGGCCGTGGTATCGGGCGATGCGGCGAATTTTGTCAACAGCATCATCAGTGCCGTAGGTGGACGAGTTTACGATACGCCCAACAAATACGATACGCCGGCCAATAGCGGTTATCACGACCTGACCGCAGCGGATTTCAATACCTCGACCGGTAATCTGAGCTGGTTTGGCGCTCAAGCTTGGGTTGGATATCTGAACAACATCGAATACGGTGGCTATAGCGACTGGCGCTTGCCGACTATTCCTGCAACAACAACAGGTTACGACAGCACCAGTGAGTATGGGCATTTGTTCTATAACGAGCTGGGTGGCATTGCGGGGCGCCCCATTAGCTTGGTGCATAACGCCAATTACGGCCTGTTTGCTAATATCAACGATCAATCCGGCCATTACTATTGGTCGGGCACCGAGCATAACACCACGCCCTATAGCGCACGTATATTCAGTTTTTACTCCAGTGCCGGCGGCACGCAATTGAAAGACAACACCACGTTATCGGCCTGGGTGGTGCGCGGCGGCGATGTGGCCGCAGTGCCATTACCTGGCGCGGTCTGGATGTTTTTGACAGGATTGCTGGGTTTGTTGGGTATCAGACGAAATCAGCACAGTATCGATCAGCCAAACTAA
- a CDS encoding NifB/NifX family molybdenum-iron cluster-binding protein: MIQFPIKLAVASKDNISINEHFGHATKFGIYNVTADHCELLESREVAHYCLGQHSDQSAMSGILEAIKDCHAVFVARIGDGPTEKVHAIGVRAVSEYAYAAVEESLLDYARRTAAGEDIG; this comes from the coding sequence ATGATCCAATTTCCGATCAAACTGGCGGTCGCCAGCAAGGACAATATTTCGATCAACGAGCATTTCGGCCACGCTACAAAGTTTGGCATCTATAACGTTACAGCGGACCACTGTGAACTGTTGGAAAGCCGAGAGGTTGCGCATTACTGTCTGGGCCAGCATTCCGACCAGTCAGCGATGAGCGGTATTCTGGAAGCCATCAAGGATTGCCATGCGGTATTCGTCGCCCGGATCGGCGATGGCCCGACCGAGAAAGTCCATGCCATAGGTGTGCGTGCCGTCTCCGAATATGCCTATGCCGCAGTCGAGGAGTCCTTGCTGGATTATGCCCGACGCACCGCGGCCGGCGAGGACATCGGATGA
- a CDS encoding PA0069 family radical SAM protein: MSKPLIHKGRASISNVTGRFEKQSGQAEDDGWGSLDAELPPLQTEVIVDSSKSLINYNDSPDIPFDRSINPYRGCEHGCIYCFARPTHAYLGYSAGLDFESRILIKPDAACLLREELGKRNYRCAPLALGTNTDPYQPLERQHRLMRQILEVLAETRHPLSIVTKSALIERDLDILKEMAGQGLVSVYLSITTLNRTLARTLEPRAAAPQRRLETVARLREVGIPAGVMVAPLIPVLTDYELEAIVTAAHKAGALSAEYILLRLPLEVADLFEEWLRQHYPLKAEHVMNRVRDSRDGKAYDPTFHQRLRGSGAYAELIAQRFRLISKKLGMDKSLPPLRTDLFRKPTVGGQMSFDFFD; encoded by the coding sequence ATGTCCAAACCCCTGATCCACAAAGGCCGCGCCAGCATCAGCAATGTCACCGGCCGCTTCGAAAAGCAAAGCGGGCAGGCCGAGGATGACGGCTGGGGCAGTCTGGACGCGGAACTGCCGCCGTTGCAGACCGAGGTGATCGTCGACAGCAGCAAGTCGCTGATCAATTACAATGATTCGCCGGATATTCCGTTCGACCGCTCCATCAATCCATATCGGGGTTGCGAGCATGGTTGCATCTATTGTTTTGCCCGGCCCACGCATGCTTATCTGGGCTATTCGGCGGGATTGGATTTCGAGAGTCGGATTCTGATCAAACCCGATGCGGCGTGCCTGCTACGCGAGGAACTGGGCAAGCGCAATTATCGTTGCGCGCCCTTGGCTTTGGGCACCAATACCGATCCTTATCAGCCGCTGGAACGCCAGCATCGGTTGATGCGGCAGATTCTGGAAGTGCTGGCGGAAACCCGCCATCCGCTGAGCATCGTCACCAAGTCGGCATTGATCGAGCGCGATCTGGATATATTGAAGGAGATGGCCGGGCAAGGTTTGGTTTCGGTATATTTATCGATCACCACGCTGAATAGAACATTGGCACGGACGCTGGAACCGCGCGCCGCCGCCCCGCAACGGCGACTGGAAACCGTGGCCCGCTTGCGCGAAGTCGGTATTCCGGCCGGGGTGATGGTGGCGCCGCTGATTCCGGTGTTGACCGACTACGAACTGGAAGCCATCGTCACCGCCGCACACAAGGCTGGCGCGCTCAGCGCCGAATACATACTGCTGCGCTTGCCGTTGGAAGTGGCCGATTTGTTCGAGGAATGGCTGCGCCAGCATTATCCGCTGAAGGCCGAGCATGTGATGAACAGGGTGCGCGACAGTCGGGACGGCAAGGCCTATGATCCGACATTCCATCAGCGCCTGCGCGGCAGCGGAGCCTATGCCGAGTTGATTGCCCAGCGCTTTCGGTTGATCAGCAAAAAGCTGGGCATGGATAAATCCTTACCGCCGCTACGCACCGATCTGTTTCGCAAGCCTACCGTCGGTGGGCAGATGAGTTTCGATTTTTTCGACTGA
- a CDS encoding arylamine N-acetyltransferase family protein — MTFQLNDYLQRIALDKPEPTVAGLAQLQRAQLSAIAFENINPLLGVIPELETPALVEKILDNGRGGYCFELNGLLGLALDELGFAYQPIMARVRMGRSEGGPRHHLAYIVEAESQSWLVDAGFGGPSHFHPLVLGTEREQQQGHNIFRIRYEDHSDESVLERRQDGDWFALYSFDRATVRRCDLDAANVLCATWDQSLLAQNLLLCRNTESGWIQLFNNNFTKVRAGEQTSIVVETAEHLGSLVRNDFGIAVTDSEITGIASHLGLV, encoded by the coding sequence ATGACTTTTCAGTTAAACGACTATTTACAGCGCATCGCTCTCGACAAACCCGAGCCAACCGTAGCCGGTCTGGCGCAATTACAGCGGGCGCAACTGAGCGCTATCGCCTTCGAAAACATCAACCCGCTGTTGGGTGTGATACCCGAGCTGGAAACGCCTGCCTTGGTCGAAAAAATCCTCGACAACGGCCGCGGTGGCTATTGTTTTGAATTGAACGGTCTATTGGGGCTGGCACTCGATGAACTGGGTTTTGCTTATCAGCCCATCATGGCCCGTGTGCGGATGGGACGTAGCGAAGGCGGTCCCCGCCATCATTTGGCCTATATTGTCGAAGCGGAAAGCCAATCCTGGCTGGTGGACGCCGGCTTCGGCGGGCCGAGCCACTTTCACCCTTTAGTTTTGGGAACCGAGCGCGAGCAGCAACAGGGGCACAACATCTTCCGAATCCGCTACGAAGACCACAGCGACGAGAGCGTACTGGAACGCCGCCAGGACGGCGACTGGTTCGCCCTGTACAGTTTCGACCGGGCCACGGTGCGGCGCTGTGATCTGGATGCGGCGAACGTGTTGTGCGCTACCTGGGACCAATCGCTGCTGGCGCAAAATCTGCTGCTGTGCCGCAACACCGAATCCGGCTGGATTCAGCTGTTCAATAACAACTTTACTAAGGTCCGCGCCGGCGAGCAGACCAGTATCGTCGTCGAAACCGCCGAACACTTGGGTTCACTAGTGCGTAATGACTTTGGCATCGCGGTTACCGACTCGGAAATTACCGGCATCGCCAGCCATCTGGGATTGGTGTAA
- a CDS encoding DUF6513 domain-containing protein — protein sequence MTERILFITGRLAEKQVKQVLEKMQPDFQYKVHVMGVTVAALITSDMIIRRLPDAQGADRVILPGRCRGDLEALAQHFGVPFERGPEEIKDLPLHFGMAAHHYDLSQYQTKIFAEITDAPNISVDEVLERAYYYKANGADVIDIGCLPGTPFPHLADCIRTLKQAGFTVSIDSLEDADLLAGGQAGADYMLSLTAKSLWIADEVATTPILIPETHGDLSTLDAAIEILQRKNRAFIVDPILDPIHFGFTESIVRNHEFRRRYPDVEMMMGVGNLTELTHADTSGINAILLGICSELNINHILATEVSKHARRAIREADSARRIMYTAKQHNTLPKHIAPDLLTVHDTAPFLNSREEIETLAAEIKDPSYRVQVSSDGIHIFNRDGLHTAQDPFELYPKLHVETDGGHAFYLGVELARAEIAWQLGKRFTQDQALSWGCAAQGTEPTVDLHTFKPAGSTLKKHED from the coding sequence ATGACCGAACGCATCTTGTTCATCACCGGCCGGCTGGCCGAAAAGCAAGTCAAGCAAGTCCTGGAAAAAATGCAACCAGACTTTCAATACAAGGTGCATGTGATGGGCGTCACCGTCGCCGCGTTGATTACCAGCGACATGATTATCCGCCGCTTACCCGATGCGCAAGGCGCCGACCGGGTCATTTTGCCGGGTCGCTGCCGCGGCGATCTGGAGGCCCTAGCCCAACATTTCGGCGTGCCGTTCGAGCGCGGCCCGGAAGAAATCAAGGACTTGCCGCTGCATTTCGGCATGGCCGCCCATCATTACGATCTCAGCCAATACCAGACCAAAATCTTCGCCGAAATCACCGACGCCCCTAACATCAGTGTCGATGAGGTACTGGAGCGCGCTTATTACTACAAGGCCAACGGCGCCGACGTGATCGACATCGGCTGCCTGCCCGGCACGCCGTTTCCGCATCTGGCCGATTGCATCCGCACCTTAAAGCAAGCAGGCTTCACCGTCAGCATCGACTCGTTGGAAGACGCCGACCTGCTGGCCGGCGGCCAGGCCGGCGCCGATTACATGCTCAGTCTGACCGCCAAGAGCCTGTGGATCGCCGACGAAGTAGCCACCACGCCGATCCTGATCCCGGAAACGCATGGCGACTTGAGTACGCTGGACGCGGCCATAGAAATATTGCAGCGAAAAAATCGCGCCTTCATCGTCGACCCCATCCTCGACCCGATTCACTTTGGCTTTACCGAATCCATCGTTCGCAATCACGAATTCCGTCGCCGCTATCCAGATGTGGAAATGATGATGGGCGTCGGCAATCTGACCGAATTGACGCACGCCGACACCTCCGGCATCAATGCGATATTGCTGGGGATTTGCTCTGAGCTGAACATCAATCATATTCTGGCCACCGAAGTCAGCAAACACGCGCGCCGCGCGATCCGCGAGGCCGATAGCGCCCGCCGCATCATGTACACCGCCAAACAGCACAACACCCTGCCCAAGCATATCGCGCCCGACCTGTTAACCGTGCACGACACCGCGCCGTTTTTGAACAGCCGCGAAGAAATCGAAACACTGGCCGCGGAAATTAAAGACCCCAGTTACCGGGTCCAGGTCAGCAGCGACGGCATTCATATCTTCAATCGCGACGGCTTGCACACCGCCCAAGATCCATTCGAGCTTTATCCGAAACTGCACGTGGAAACCGACGGCGGCCACGCTTTTTATCTGGGCGTGGAACTGGCCCGCGCCGAAATTGCCTGGCAATTGGGCAAGCGCTTCACCCAAGACCAGGCTTTAAGCTGGGGCTGCGCCGCGCAAGGCACTGAGCCAACCGTGGATTTGCACACCTTCAAACCGGCCGGCAGCACCTTGAAAAAGCACGAGGATTAA
- a CDS encoding phage tail protein — MSKPTFKPLLKLAMIAITGLPLSASACGSDPFLGEICTFTYNFCPRGYLEAAGQTLSIQQNTALFALLGTQYGGDGVQTFALPDLRGRSPVGDGQGPGLSPIQVGEETGSEFVTILPNQMPAHNHTAQTNVTMSASINAVSSAGNTTNPSGKVLAASASRDNLYSNATPNTSLDPGAISTSASATTQVGIAGGNQPLYVRSPVLGIKYCVATQGIFPSRN; from the coding sequence ATGTCAAAACCAACATTCAAACCACTATTAAAACTGGCCATGATCGCCATCACCGGATTACCGCTATCCGCCTCGGCTTGCGGTTCCGACCCCTTTCTGGGCGAAATTTGCACATTCACTTATAACTTCTGCCCCCGCGGTTATTTGGAAGCAGCCGGACAGACCCTGAGCATTCAGCAAAATACAGCCTTGTTTGCGTTATTGGGTACGCAGTATGGTGGCGATGGGGTGCAGACGTTCGCGCTGCCGGATCTGCGCGGCCGTTCTCCGGTCGGGGACGGGCAAGGTCCGGGGCTATCGCCTATCCAGGTCGGCGAAGAAACCGGTTCGGAATTTGTCACCATACTCCCAAACCAAATGCCCGCGCACAACCACACAGCACAAACCAACGTGACCATGTCTGCTTCGATTAATGCGGTAAGCAGTGCCGGCAACACGACCAATCCGTCCGGAAAAGTATTGGCGGCTTCGGCATCCAGGGATAACCTATATTCGAACGCAACGCCTAATACGTCGCTAGACCCAGGCGCCATCAGCACTTCAGCATCGGCAACGACCCAAGTAGGCATTGCGGGAGGAAACCAGCCCCTTTACGTTCGTTCGCCTGTTTTGGGTATCAAATACTGTGTAGCCACACAAGGTATTTTTCCTTCCCGAAATTAG
- a CDS encoding flavoprotein: MTTQRLAWAITGSGHYIEECLEFMLMLDNVDLYLSQAGEEVLKMYGIHLDDIRAKMPIYRDKAASAPPVGLFYKGYYHTLVMAPTTSNTIAKCVLGIADSLVTNLYSQAGKCRVPSIVYPCDTMPEIETTAPGKKKFMVYPRPVDLDATDKIRSFPYTQVVDDVDQLIVAVKTRLASL, from the coding sequence ATGACCACGCAGCGTCTTGCCTGGGCTATTACCGGCTCGGGACATTATATCGAAGAATGTCTAGAATTCATGCTGATGCTTGATAATGTAGACCTGTATCTCAGCCAGGCTGGCGAGGAGGTGTTGAAAATGTACGGCATTCACCTTGATGACATCCGTGCCAAGATGCCGATCTACCGCGACAAGGCCGCCTCGGCACCGCCGGTAGGCCTGTTCTACAAAGGTTATTATCATACCTTGGTGATGGCGCCAACTACGTCCAACACCATTGCCAAATGCGTGCTGGGTATCGCCGATTCGCTGGTCACCAATCTGTATTCCCAGGCCGGTAAATGCCGAGTGCCCAGCATCGTCTACCCCTGCGACACCATGCCGGAAATCGAAACCACCGCGCCCGGCAAGAAAAAATTCATGGTTTATCCCCGGCCTGTCGATTTGGACGCCACCGATAAAATCCGCAGCTTCCCATATACACAAGTGGTCGACGATGTCGATCAATTAATCGTCGCGGTCAAAACCCGGCTGGCCAGCTTATGA